The DNA sequence GTTTATGGTAAAGTTTGTTTTGTTGACTTCACTGTTAGGCACGGTCCCGATTTGTTTTTGATTATTGATTCCTAAACGAAAATCTGATTTTTCATCTGATCGGGCTATCGAAATACTATTATCGTAAGTAACCCCGGTATTAAAGAAATCTTTCACATTATCAGGATGTGCTACAAAAGGCACTGCTGCACCATTGGAATAGAATTGTGGAATAAGACGCCCGTCTAATTTTGGTCCCCAACTTTCATCAACTCCATCGTTTATTCCTCCTCCTTTACCGTCTACATAACTGAATTTTCCGTTTGATCCTTGTCCAAATGAATTCTGAAAATCGGGTAAAGTTGCTACTTTTGAAATTGTTATACCGGTACTAAAATTGATCCCCAATCCTTTTTGACCTTTTCCGGATTTCGTAGTAATAAGCACTACACCATGTGCAGCACGTGATCCATAAAGGGCAGCGGCGTTAGGTCCTTTCAATACTGTTAAGGTTTCAATATCCTGTGGATTCAAATCGGCAATCGCATTTTTAAAATCACGAGTTGCTCCACCGGAGTTCAACTGTGAGTTGTCTACCGGGATTCCGTCTACCACAAATAAAGGCTGATTGTTTCCGGCTATAGAGGTTTCGCCACGAATAACGATACGGGATGATCCCATATCTCCCTGCGAATTGGTGATTCGTACTCCGGCCAATTTACCCGTAAGGCTATTCAGGAAATTCGACTCTTTTGTATTGGCTAAGTCCTTATTTTTAAGAGACTGGGTAGTATATCCTAATGATCTTTTTTCTTTTGAAATTCCCAATGCCGTAACTACAACTTCCGACAACACATTCTGTTCTTCTGTAAGTGAAATGGTAATCGGGTTTTCAGTAACCACAATTTCTGCTTTTTTATAACCCAAATAACTTACAATTAGTGTATAAGGGAATTTTTGACCTGTTTGGAAATAAAAATTTCCATCTAAATCTGTTGCAACCCCATGTGTAGTGCCTTTAATATTTACGGAAGCACCGATAACAGGCTCTTTTGTAACAGCATCAATGACTTTTCCATCAAGTTTAGACTGGATTAACGGTTTTGTCTCCTGCGCTATACTTCCAATGGAAATTAGCAAAATGCATAACCATATAGAGCTATTAATTATTTTTTTCATTACTTTGTTTTGGTTTAATAAATAAGGCAGGCCGAAATGGATTTAATCCACTCGCGCTATCCTTATAGAGATGTACAATTTCTTTAAGCTTCGCCATTTCTGTTCCCGCAGAAATGGTTTTTTTTTACATGCAACGCATTCGTTTCTTCATTTTAAACTATTTTGGATTACTATTATATTTGAATTGATCTGTATAGCATTTCGTTCTAAAATTAAAAGCCAATCTTATTTGAAATTCTGCAAGAAGTATAGACTATCACTTTTAAAATTATCATAACATTTAAAAGATGAAAGAGCCAAATGACCCCCGCCTATTTAAAATAAAGTCTCTTTGCTGACTATCTTTTCTATTGCCTTTTGATTCATTTTAAATTCTACTAATTTGATAGAACAAAAGTATATTAAAAATGTAAAACCAAAAATTTTAGTTGTTTTTTTTTGTAAAAAAATGTTAATTCGTTCATTCTGAATGTTTCAAATCACTAACAATAAGACAGTTAATAGTTGAGCTCGTTTTGTGAAATGTGTAGGAATTTTTTTAATCAGATCGTATTGAATTAGAAATTAGTACTCTTTGTAAACCTGTTTAGAACTAAAAAAGAGGTCATAATGATCTTAATATGGATTTGATAATGCCGCAAAGACGCGAAGTCGCTAAGTTTTTTTTCTTTTTACTTTTAGGCTTTTTTCTTGTGTTGGAAGAAGCAGATCTTATATTTTTACAACAAAGTTTTTTAAGTCTTATTTCCTCGTTTCTCGCTTTTATAGTCTCGCAAAGTCGCGAAGTCGCTAAGTTTTTCTTTTTATTTTTTGGCTTTTTGCTTGTGTTTTCCTCTTTCTTACTGTGGGTTTCTTGAAATGACACAAGATTTGAAAGTTTTTTTCTATTTTTCATTAAAACTTTGCGACTTCGCGACTCTGCGAGATTTCCACTCACTTTACATCAAAAAAAAACAGCTGCAAGTTTATACCTGCAACTGTTTTAAAAAAAACAAACTAAAAACTAACTAAAGAAGAACCAAATCTTCTTCTGTCTTTTTTATACTATTAACTTCCTTATTAGAATTTTTTTTTTCTTTGATGGCAGCCTGAGCAGCCGCCAGACGAGCAATTGGCACTCGGAATGGTGAACAACTCACATAATTCATTCCTACCAAATGACAAAACTCTATTGAAGACGGTTCACCACCATGTTCGCCACAAATTCCAATTTTTAAGTCAGGACGTGTTGCCAAACCTTTTTCTGCTGCGATTTTGATAAGCTGCCCCACTCCATTTTGATCTAAAACCTGAAAAGGATCGTTTTTCAGAATGCCATTTTCCAAATAAAAGGGAAGGAATTTCCCCGCATCATCGCGTGAATATCCAAAAGTCATCTGTGTTAGGTCATTAGTCCCAAAAGAGAAAAACTCAGCCGATTCTGCAATTCTGTCCGCAACAAGTGCGGCGCGTGGCACTTCGATCATGGTTCCCACGGAATAGGCAATAGAATCTCCTTTTTCAAGGAAAACTTTCTCTGCAGTTTCCGTTACGATTTGCTTTTGCATTTGCATTTCGGCAAGTGTTCCGGTTAGGGGAATCATAATTTCAGGAAGCGCTTTAATTCCTGCTTTTTTCAGATTTATTGCAGCTTCTAAAATGGCCCTTGTCTGCATTTCGGAGATTTCCGGATAGGTGTTTCCTAAACGGCATCCACGGTGTCCTAACATTGGATTGAACTCGTGCATCGAGGCAATTTTATCCTGAACCGATTTAACAGAAATACGCATTTCTTCTGCCATTTCTTTTTGATTCTCCAATTCGTGAGGAACAAATTCATGCAAAGGCGGATCCAATAATCGAATCGTTACCGGAAGTCCGTTCATGGCTTCAAAAATACCTTCTAAATCCTTGCGTTGCATCGGCAACAGTTTTGCCAGTGCTTTACGACGACCGGCTTCATCTTCTGCAAGAATCATTTCTCGCATGGCCATGATTTTGTCCTCTTCAAAAAACATATGCTCGGTTCTGCACAATCCGATTCCCTGCGCTCCAAAACGACGCGCAACTTCTGCGTCTTTTGGGGTATCGGCATTGGTTCTGACCTTCATGGTAGCGTATTTGTCCGCCATTTCCATCAAGGTATCAAAATCATCGCTTAGTACTGCAGCAGTAGTTTCGATTTTGCCTTTGTATATTTTACCGGTTGAACCATTTAATGAAATCCAATCTCCTTCTTTCAGTACCAGATCCCCAATTGATACCGTTCTGTTTTTATAGTCGATCTGAAGACGCTCTCCTCCTGACACGCAACATTTCCCCATACCTCGCGCCACAACGGCTGCGTGTGAAGTCATACCGCCACGTGCCGTCAATATACCCTGAGCGGCCACCATTCCTTTCAGGTCTTCAGGTGAGGTTTCAATACGGACCAAAATAACAGCGCGATTCTCCTCTGCCCCTAGTTCTGCATCATCTGCAAAAAACACAATTTGTCCGGTTGCTGCACCTGGTGATGCCGGCAATCCTTGTGCTACCAATGCGGCTTGATTTAAACTTTTTGGATCAAAAACCGGATGCAAAAGCTCATCAAGTTTGTTTGGGTCCACTCTTAATACTGCTGCTTCTTCGTCTAAGAGACCCTCCTTGTGCATGTCAATAGCAATGCGTACCATTGCTGCACCGGTGCGTTTTGCATTTCTCGTTTGCAGCATCCAAAGTTTACCTTCCTGGATCGTAAACTCGATATCCTGCATGTCTTTATAATGAAGCTCTAGTTTTTTCTGTATATCGATTAATTCCTGAAAAATACTCGGCATAGTTTCTTCAAGCGATGGAAATTTTTCAGCACGAACTTCTTCCGTAATAGCTGCAACACTTGCCCATCTTCTGGAACCTTCAAGCGTAATTTGCTGAGGCGTACGAATACCGGCCACAACATCTTCTCCTTGTGCATTTATAAGATATTCTCCATTAAAAAGATTCTCGCCTGTACTCGAGTCACGTGTAAAAGCAACTCCTGTAGCTGAACTTTCACCCATATTACCAAATACCATGGCTTGTATGTTCACGGCTGTACCCCAATCGTCCGGAATATGATTCAATCGGCGGTAATATACCGCACGTTCATTGGTCCAACTGTCAAATACGGCTATAACCGCTCCCCAAAGTTGTTCCCAAGGATCTGTCGGGAAATCGGTAGCAGTAAATTGTTTTACGGCGTTTTTAAATAAAGAAACCATCTCTTTGAAATGTTCTGCTGTAAATTCGCTATCTAATTTTACCCCTTTTTCGTGTTTTAATTGGTCAATAATTTCTTCGAAAGGATCTTCGTCTTCCTTGCTCTTTGGTTTCATCCCCATGACTACCTCGCTGTACATTTGAATGAATCTTCGATAAGAATCCCATACAAAACGTGGATTTCCGGTTTTTTCGATCAATCCTTCAACCACCTTGTCATTTAGACCTAAATTCAGAATCGTATCCATCATACCGGGCATAGAAGCACGGGAACCGGAACGTACCGAAACCAAACAAGGATTTAGATTGTCTCCAAATTTACTGCCCATTTGATCCTCAATCTGTAGCATTGCGGTATGGACTTCTTCTTTGATCTTCTCCAAAACGGCTACTTTACCTTCACTGTTGTATAATTTGCACATTTCTGTGGTAATGGTAAAACCGGGAGGTACTGGCATTCCGATAAGATTCATTTCGCATAGGTTGGCCCCCTTTCCACCCAGCAAGTCTTTCATTGACGCATCTCCTTGGGCTTTTTTACTGCCAAAAGTGAATACCGTCTTTTGTAAATTAGTCATAATTTTTGTTGTTTGTTTAAGTAGTTATTTGCGATTATCGCATTACGAAATCGATGTAGTAAAATAAATAAAAAATTATTTTATAAAAAAATTTAATTTACTATAAAGATTAATTTTACTAAAATCTCGTGATTTAAGCCTAAATTTTGGGATAACCGTTTTTTTCTTTGGACTTAACTTGACACTGACTTATTCTCAGTAAATTCAGGATAAAATGATGTAAAATTGATTTTAAACAGAGGTAATAAATGAGGAAAACCGTTTAGGCAGAAACAGGTTATTTCGCAATAATTTAACAAATAAACTCTATTTGTATTATTTTTTAAGAACCTAAAAGGTGTTCGAAGTAACCATCAAGATACTTAGTGGAATTAGAAGAGATTTTTATTACAGCTGTTTTTCTATATTTGGTATATCTAAACCGATAGAAGTACAAAATTCATCGGTTACGATTAAAAAAACTGTCAATTAAAAACTTGGAATAGTCCCTAATTTAAAGGAATGAAAAAAAATACGATCCTAATACTTCTACTCTCTTTTTTTACTTTTTCTTCCTGCAAGAAAGACCAAAATACAGAAAAAGTAAAAACAACTGATACTATACAAAAAAAAGGTGTCGAAAAGGAAACTTCCGATAAGACCGCTACTTTATTTACCTTAAGCAATCAAGACAGTACGGAAGTTGTTAAAATCACTGCCAGCGAAATCAGTTCTGATAATCCTTTTTTCCTGGTTGGGGATAAAAATGCACTTACCGTTTCGAGATATAGAAAAAATGGTAAAAGTTTACAATTCGTTCAAAAAGAGACTTTGCTTTCAGATGAATTTTATTATGTCAATATTGACGAGCGCCACTTCTTGCGAAAAAAGATTCAAAACGAGGACTATTTTCTGTTTGCTGTAATGGAGTCTTCACAAGGCAATGGAGATCGTGAGATAATTTTAAATTTTATTATGTTAAATGTAACTAATCTGAAATCCTATACCCTAAAATATGTGGGAGAAGCTACTTTAAGATCTGATGAGGGCATTGATGGGGCGTTTTTAAAAAATGAAAATTTAGAAGCCAATGCTACAATAAAAAAAGAATTGTATCAGTTTGCGAATAAAAGTAAGTGGGTTTACAATCCGACCGAAGAAGAAAAAGACATCAATTATTATAAAAACTTTGAACAAAAATGGCAATTAGATAACAATGCCAATACTGAATCTTCATTTCCGAATTCTGTAAAAAGTACGTACTACTCCGAAAATCTATTTCAGTTTAATGGCAATTACGACAAAGATCAGGTCATTGAAAACGATCGTTTTAAAATCGTTACTTACTTCCGTCATAACATTATAGGATACGATAAAGCTAAAAAATTATACTTCCCGATTATTGCAGAATCATGTGCTACAGGGTGCGACAAGAAAATCGAATTTGTATCGGAAAATGAAATAGAGATAACCTACGAAATTGCATCACAGAAGACCGACACCCTGGACCTGAATACGATTCGGTTTACAAATAATGATTAAACTCTTGCTCTTTTTTATCGACAACAAGCAAGTGATTGGACAAAAGAAAAACGAGTATTTTTTTTGACTTTTCTATTCCAATAGTAGTATTCAAATGCGCTACTATACTGGAAACTACTTTGCCGTTTATGTTTTTTAAAAAAGGAAATAATTCGATTTGATCCAAATAAACGGAAGGTCGTTCCAAGTTAGGATGCAGTAATGCTTCTTTTAGGACTATGCTGTCTTTGCTAATGGCATAAACCGTTTTAAATGTCGCATGAGGAGAAACTACAATTTCCTCATTCCAAAAACGGTACAGAATAAAATCTACCGGAATGGGTTCTTGTTTTTTTTCAAAAAGTATACCATTTGTATTAAATTCTTTTTCCAATTTGAGTGTAAAATCCGTTTCGTTTTTCGAAACATCGAGTTGAAAATTAGTTCTTTTTGTCCAGAACTCCGTTTTTTCGTTGCTAGTCCATGCATTGCGGTAGTAATCAGCTGTCCAATGCGCATGACTTACTACTGATTCTATCAATTTTTCTTCGTAAAAATCCTTTGGATGCGGCGAATCCGGATCTTTTAGGTAGGTGTTTATCGCAATGGCAACTTGCAAAGAAAAACGCATGGCCTTTTCTACGCCGGTTGAAGACAAAGGGTCTAAGGTAAAAGCAGCTTCCCCGATTTTAATAAATCCGTTGTTCCAAGGATTTTGATTCACAAACGAAGTAACGGAACAGGTTTCTATGGCCTCACCTCCTATTTTGTTTACGAATGGAGAGAATAGTTTTGTTTTACGTATAACTTCCAAAAGATGGGATTCACTATTTTTTTTTAGGGCAATCGGATCCGTAAAAGTCATAATGCGGTAGCGATTTCCACAAACGGGCGATCCCCATAACCAACCCTCTTCAACAGCTTCAATAAGCGCCTCGTTGCAGGCTGAGTTCGTTTCTATGTGGGTCCAAACGGCGACCGCTGAAGGAGCAATTGACATTCTTTCTTTTAAAAGCGTTCCTTTACGCCCCTTTGCATCCAGTACTATTTTGGAACTAATTTTAAATTCATCCAAACCTGCTGTTATTTCTAATAGCCAACCGTTTTCAGAATTTAGGGCTTGTTTTAATTTTGCGGGTTGTATTATATGTAATCCTTTCGAAACCGTGAATTCAAGTAAATCCTGATCCAGTTTACTTCGATCTACAATTATTCCACCCTTAATTTGAGCGGGGCGATTGTAGACCTGTTCTTTGTTTTCCCAAATGACCTTGGCAGCACAATTTTCTAAATATGTTGGGTCTTCCAGTAGGTGTTTTGCATTCAGATATTCGAAAATATTCCGAATCCCCGGAGAAAGCGACTCGCCTATTTGTGGTCTTGGAAATTGTTCTTGTTCGAGCATACCAACGGTATATCCCATCT is a window from the Flavobacterium cupriresistens genome containing:
- the ppdK gene encoding pyruvate, phosphate dikinase, with amino-acid sequence MTNLQKTVFTFGSKKAQGDASMKDLLGGKGANLCEMNLIGMPVPPGFTITTEMCKLYNSEGKVAVLEKIKEEVHTAMLQIEDQMGSKFGDNLNPCLVSVRSGSRASMPGMMDTILNLGLNDKVVEGLIEKTGNPRFVWDSYRRFIQMYSEVVMGMKPKSKEDEDPFEEIIDQLKHEKGVKLDSEFTAEHFKEMVSLFKNAVKQFTATDFPTDPWEQLWGAVIAVFDSWTNERAVYYRRLNHIPDDWGTAVNIQAMVFGNMGESSATGVAFTRDSSTGENLFNGEYLINAQGEDVVAGIRTPQQITLEGSRRWASVAAITEEVRAEKFPSLEETMPSIFQELIDIQKKLELHYKDMQDIEFTIQEGKLWMLQTRNAKRTGAAMVRIAIDMHKEGLLDEEAAVLRVDPNKLDELLHPVFDPKSLNQAALVAQGLPASPGAATGQIVFFADDAELGAEENRAVILVRIETSPEDLKGMVAAQGILTARGGMTSHAAVVARGMGKCCVSGGERLQIDYKNRTVSIGDLVLKEGDWISLNGSTGKIYKGKIETTAAVLSDDFDTLMEMADKYATMKVRTNADTPKDAEVARRFGAQGIGLCRTEHMFFEEDKIMAMREMILAEDEAGRRKALAKLLPMQRKDLEGIFEAMNGLPVTIRLLDPPLHEFVPHELENQKEMAEEMRISVKSVQDKIASMHEFNPMLGHRGCRLGNTYPEISEMQTRAILEAAINLKKAGIKALPEIMIPLTGTLAEMQMQKQIVTETAEKVFLEKGDSIAYSVGTMIEVPRAALVADRIAESAEFFSFGTNDLTQMTFGYSRDDAGKFLPFYLENGILKNDPFQVLDQNGVGQLIKIAAEKGLATRPDLKIGICGEHGGEPSSIEFCHLVGMNYVSCSPFRVPIARLAAAQAAIKEKKNSNKEVNSIKKTEEDLVLL
- the qhpG gene encoding flavin-dependent monooxygenase QhpG — translated: MKRLPEIFDVFILGAGPAGLCAAIRLLEMGYTVGMLEQEQFPRPQIGESLSPGIRNIFEYLNAKHLLEDPTYLENCAAKVIWENKEQVYNRPAQIKGGIIVDRSKLDQDLLEFTVSKGLHIIQPAKLKQALNSENGWLLEITAGLDEFKISSKIVLDAKGRKGTLLKERMSIAPSAVAVWTHIETNSACNEALIEAVEEGWLWGSPVCGNRYRIMTFTDPIALKKNSESHLLEVIRKTKLFSPFVNKIGGEAIETCSVTSFVNQNPWNNGFIKIGEAAFTLDPLSSTGVEKAMRFSLQVAIAINTYLKDPDSPHPKDFYEEKLIESVVSHAHWTADYYRNAWTSNEKTEFWTKRTNFQLDVSKNETDFTLKLEKEFNTNGILFEKKQEPIPVDFILYRFWNEEIVVSPHATFKTVYAISKDSIVLKEALLHPNLERPSVYLDQIELFPFLKNINGKVVSSIVAHLNTTIGIEKSKKILVFLLSNHLLVVDKKEQEFNHYL